CACCTCCAATTGTAGTGAATATTGCTGATCAATTGAGTTACTGGACTGCAGGCTTACTCAAATCTACAATCCATAGAGTCAGATTCCCAGCTAAGTTTCAAGAAACAGACCAGGATCGTTACTcaattgtatttttcaGTCATCCAAATGATGAGTCTCTTTTAGAGCCGGTGCCTAGTGAACTTGTTAGATCCAGAAAGGGTAGAGGAGCTAACAAAGACACAACTTTGTTAACTGCAAAAGAGCATTTGGATAAGAGATTAGCAGCTACTTATGGCTGGACATATTAGGATGTAATTAGGATGCAATATTCTAATGCTCAAAGCTGATCTGAAGTAGACGTATATTTAATTCGATAGCACAATCTTTCATTATGACGAATTTTCTCTAAGCCTCAAAATTTCTAGATTGCGATAGTTGCGAATTGATGCGAAATCTTCTTATCAGTAGATTTCATGCTGAAGATAAGATATACAAATAATTAGCATTTCTTAGATccatatatattatatattatatattatttattaaattattatacaaatagGATGATAAATAAAGAACCCAATTCACCCTCGGTGTCACTTTTCATTAGATCGCCGCTCCTAATTAGTAACCTTCTGCATCTTgaagaacaaaatttttcacagAATTgcataaattcaattgaaataccCTCTAAAACTCAAGCAAGAAACTTTAGATGGGGGTTgttctttattattgtttcaATTGTGACAGGAGTTATTGGCATTGAGTTGGTAAATATTGTTTTGAAGGGAGACAATTATACTAAGCCATGGATGTTTGCATTTATTACTGGATCGTGCTTTAGTTCATTGTTGTTTCCCGATGTTTTTCATACTTTTATGAGtaaaaaatatgatgatCTGCCGTCACCaaaactttcaatattgttATCTAATTCTGATCTGCTGTTTGACTACAAATCATTGGATGAATTGGTCAATGAAGATCAGCTTTCAGATATCCCTATCGAAATgacaaagaaagaaattaCGTTATTGTCACTTCAGATAGCAATAATATACTATCTATATAATGTTTTTGTCATGGAATGTTTGAAGTTTACGTCAGCTTCAAATCAAGCCATATTAGGGACCACTACATCTTCTTTCACATTGATTATAGGAACCTTTCTTAAGATTGATCATTTCACTTTCAAAAAAGGGCTCTGTATAATTTTTAGTACTATAGGTATTCTTTTGATCAATTTTAGTGAATCAGATGAAAAAGGCAATATCGAATCTCCAATATTTAAACCAAAGAACCCAATATTAGGTAATGCCCTAGCTATTTGCGGAGCACTAATGTATGCTCTATATCTTATTATGATGAAAGTAAAATATAGTATAGCCAACAAGACTACTAACAAGAGAAGGCTTTTTGGTTTTGTTGGTTTATTCACTTTCATAATAGGAATTCCCATATTGTTTCTAATTGACTATTTTGAAGtcgaaaaatttgaatttccaCCTCCCAACAAACAAATAATCATTCTGATTATAATAAATGGCTTATTCTCAGTGATATCTGATTATACTGCTATTTTAGCCATGTTGCTAACTAGTCCTTTTTTTACATCGTTGGCATTTACAACCTCAATTCCTATTACTATTATGTGTGATTATGCTATTTCGAGATTATATGGAACAACCCCTAGTTCAGGTTCTACTCTGGTTTATTTTCTAGGTGTCATAAGTGTGCTAATATCACTCATCCTAATAAATATCAGaattacaagaaaataaaccattaaaagaaaatttacTATTTTACATCACATAAATAATAcgatgaatataaattctaaCGGACCCGCAGAATGTACTTTTAGATCTTAGATCCTACGATTTGCTTATCATCTTAATGCCGAGTCTCATAAAACCAAATACGATTTTATTTTGTCTTACTCTATTTTATAGTACAAATCTATAGAACTATGCAAGCATTATCATCCTCTATTTATGCTTGAATGTAAAACATGTTCTCTCATGAACAACGAGCAAGCGACACCTAAAACTATTGTAGCTAAACTAAAGACAAACGCTCCCTTACAAGCCAACCCATATGATTCTTTAAGAGCGCCTTGCACAATCGTTGGAGCTTCTTTAATATAGTTGGTACTTTCCAATGCTTTGGCAATGATCTTGTCAGCTTTATGGATATTAGGAATTATATCGTGAACCTTAGTAGTTAATTGGCCctttaaaatattctgGAAAATAGCAGATGCCATTGAAACACCTAAAGTTGAACCCGTAGATCTGAAAGTATATTGAATTGAGGTCGTACATGCTTGGAATTTTGTTGGAACAGCTGCAATCAACGACAATAAAGTAACGGTTAACATCGCCGCATAACCAAATCCAGATGGTAACAAAAAGGTAAATTGACGGAATTCGGAAACATTCGGGttaataaagataataTTAGCAAAACCAAAAATCGAAAGAATGCCCATTAA
This is a stretch of genomic DNA from Debaryomyces hansenii CBS767 chromosome G complete sequence. It encodes these proteins:
- a CDS encoding DEHA2G17380p (similar to ca|CA1325|IPF6678 Candida albicans IPF6678 unknown function); translation: MINKEPNSPSVSLFIRSPLLISNLSHLEEQNFSQNCINSIEIPSKTQARNFRWGLFFIIVSIVTGVIGIELVNIVLKGDNYTKPWMFAFITGSCFSSLLFPDVFHTFMSKKYDDSPSPKLSILLSNSDSSFDYKSLDELVNEDQLSDIPIEMTKKEITLLSLQIAIIYYLYNVFVMECLKFTSASNQAILGTTTSSFTLIIGTFLKIDHFTFKKGLCIIFSTIGILLINFSESDEKGNIESPIFKPKNPILGNALAICGALMYALYLIMMKVKYSIANKTTNKRRLFGFVGLFTFIIGIPILFLIDYFEVEKFEFPPPNKQIIISIIINGLFSVISDYTAILAMLLTSPFFTSLAFTTSIPITIMCDYAISRLYGTTPSSGSTSVYFLGVISVLISLILINIRITRK